A stretch of DNA from Endozoicomonas sp. 8E:
CGCAACGGCAGAAAAAGCATTTCGTACCCTCTTGAAAAACTGTGAGGCGTCACTGAGTCGATACGAGCGCCATGAGGTACTACTGGGGCTTGCAAGGTCGCTAAAAGAACAAAACCGCCAAAAACAGTTAGAAGCCTGCTCTCTTCTGGAGGAGCTCAGATCCAATGAAACATTCTATCCATCCGGAGCTTCGACCGTTAACCACCTTGAGCTGACCCTGAGCCAATGCGAACAGGCGCTGGGGAGGCACCACAGGGCTGAAAAACGACTTTTAATGCTGAGCAACAAAAAGCCTCAAGCCAACGAGTTGGCACTGTGTGAGCCCTCTGGCAACTACACCGTTGATATTGTCCTGGCCCAGCTATGGGAGAATATGAACAAACTCAAGCTGGCTGATGCACTGCTACAAAGCGTCGTGACAGAGCTGACTCAAAAGCTTCGGTCGCGCCTATCCGCCAACGCTGAAAAAAAATTGGGTAAATTCCTCCACGACGCAAATATTGCCCTGGTGCAACTCTTACAGGTGCAGGGCAAACATGAACAGAGTGAAAAACTGCTGCTGGAAATGAGTGGCAAGCACCCCAATGCCAGCGAAGACATTCTGTGCAGGCCTTGTGAGGATCATGGCACCAACCTGTCCCTGGTGCGAATATGGGAAATAATGGGCAAATACAAACTGGCTGAAAAACTGCTCTTGAACATGAGTGGCAAGCGCACCGATGCCAATGAGGACAGTCTGTGTCAGACCACTAAGCATGACACTGATCTGGCACTGGTACGACTCTGGCAGTTGATGGACAAACATGATCTGGCTGAAAAACTGCTGCTGAACATGAGTGGCAAACACCCTGATGCCAGTGAGGAAGTCCTGTGCAGCCCCTGTGAGCATGAAGACCTCAATCTGACCCTGGCACGACACTGGGAGGTAATGGGCAAATATAAACTGGCTGAAAAACTGCTGCTGAACATGAGTGGCAGGCATCCTGATACCGGTGAGGAAGTCCTGTGCAAGATCTCTGGAAAATATCTTGTTGATTTGGCTCTGGCAATACTTTGGCGAGTGATGGGCAAGCATGAATGGTCTCAAAAACTGTTGCTGAACATGAGTGGCAAGCCCCCTGATGCCGATGCAGAAGTCCTTTGCAGGCCCTCTGGAAACCATAGAGTTGACCTGATTCTGGTGCGACTCTGGGAGATCATGGATGGCAAACTTGGATGGGCGGAAAGACTGCTGCTGAACATGAGCAACAAGCCCCCTGATGCCACTGAGGAAGTCCTGTGCACCCCCTCTGGAAATCACACTACTGATCTGGCTCTGATACGATTCTGGGAGCTGATGGGTGGCAAAAAACATAAATGGGCTGAAACATTGCTGCTGAACATGAGTGACAAGTGCCCTGATGCCAGTGAGGACATCCTGTGCAAACCCTCCGGGCATCATGATATTGATCTTACTCTGGCACTTCACTGGGAAATAGTGGGCAAACATCAACGGGCCATGAGACTGATTAAGCGTTGCTGTCAACGCTATCATTCAACTGAATGTGAATTTTCACTTTTGAGCCTTCATCTCGGGCAAGCAGGATTTATGGAAATGATTGCCCGGTATCCGGAAAATGCCAACACACTGATGTTGACTTCGATCCATTATTTCATCCTGGCATGTGAGCAAATAGTAAAAAGTGGCCCTGAATCAGGAAGTGATAACCTCAAACACGCTCTTGAGCTTGTAGAATCAGCATTGGCGAAGTGCCCTACAAATGCAGGCGCGGTGTCACAAAAAGCGCATTGTCTCAGAATGATGGGTGCCAGTGAGCAAGTTTGGAAAGCATTGTTCGAAAGAGCCAATTCCCTTGAGCCCAACCGTGAACATAAAGATAAAACCAGTCATTGGCGAATTAAAGAAGCCGCTGCCCTGGCTAAGATGAAGAGTCTCACAAAGCAAACATGAAACTCTGTCCCCACTGATTATCTGGAAGCATGAGTGTTATGGCTTTTCCGATTCATCGTTAAGTACTCAGCCATACGGAATCGAATATTTCTGGCTTATTGGGCAGGTGCTCTGCAATGCGCAACGACGGGAACATAGCAAGCTATGTGACCAGAGTTGCAACGCAGCACGACTCCATGGATGCAGGAGCTAGAGCAACGCAGGAGCAGTTGCCGCGAGTGCCTGAACAATGAGTCAGAAAATATGATTTCGTATGGTTGAGTACTTATAACGAGCTTCATCGCCTTTTGCCTTCCTGATAAACCGGGCACAACCCATCTACTGCCATAAAATCAGCTTTTGCTGATCTCTTGATTGGCTCTGAGTCGGATACCCTGAAGTTTTTTTAAACCTGTCTTGCTGATTTTTGACGAAGCAACGAATCCGCTCCCCTGCTCACAAATATAAAATCTGACAAGATAATGAGATAAACATGAACTTTCACAACCGTTTACTGTCCAATAGATTAACTTTTCCAGGGAAGTTTTATTGTTATGAGGTATGTAATAAAACCAAAATCTGGCGCCGCGGCCAGTAGTGCAACAAAAACAACAAAAACAACAAAAAAGAGCCGATCCGTTTTAAACCCGGAATCTTCATCAATTTATGAGCGTATTCATGAACATTCGAATAGATCCACAAATACTGCAGGCCAGCAAAGTGCCAAGATCCCCTACCCTGAAGCCACCAGAGAGAGGATCGATAAAGCTTTCGAAGAACTAAAAAACCAAAATTTCACACGTGCAGAAAAAGTGTTCCAGATCATATTAAAGGAAGATCAGGACATACTGAGTCTGTTCCACTACCAAAACATAATCATAGGGCTTGCAAGGTCACTAAAAGAGCAAACCCGCAAAAAACAGACAGAAGCCTGCTCTCTTCTGGAAGAGCTCAGGTCGACTGGATCATTCACTGATTTTGGGGCTTCGACCATTCATAACCTTGATCTGACCCTGAGTCGTTGCGAAGAGGCACTTGGAGAGTACTTTAACGCTGAAGCACGACTCTTGGCACTGAGAAACAAAAAGCCCAATGCCAATGACAAGGCCCTCTGCGAACCTTCCGGTAATTTCAACGCAGATATTACTATTGCCCGACTCTGGCAGTCTATGGACAAACACACGCTGACTGAAACACTTCTTCTGAACATAAATTCAGAGCTGACCAGAAGGTTGCGGTCAAAACCACACGCTCCCTCTGTGCAAAGACTAAGTAAGCACATCCCTACCGTTAATATGGCTCTGGTACGAATATGGCAAGTAATGGGCAAATATGAACAGGCCGAAAGACTGCTACTAAAAATGAGTGACAGGTACGAAAATACAAGTGAAGACAGCCTGTGTGAACCCTCCGGGCAACATGACATCGATCTGAAATTGGTGCGGCACTGGGGGTTAGTGGGCAAATATAAACTGGCTGAAAGGCTGCTGTTCAACATGAGCGGCAGGCAAGCCAATGCCAGTGAAGACATTCTTTGCACCCTCTCTGAACAGAGTGACACTGATCTGGCTCTGGTGAGACTCTGGCCGTTGATGGGCAAACACCAACAGAGTGAGAGACTTCTGCTGAACATGAGCGGCAAGCAACTCAGTGCCAGTGAAGACATTCTGTGCACCCCCTCTGAAAACCGTGACATCGATCTGACTCTGGTCAATCTCTGGCAAGTGATGGGCAAACATGAGCTGGCTGAAAGACTGCTTAAACGATGCTGTGAATTGTATCAGTTGGATGAATGTGAATTGGAGGAGTTGAAGCTATCTCCTGGCTAATCAGCACAGCCCTTCTTAAGGTGCATGATCTGAGGGCAAATATAAATGTGTAATTCTGAGACGTGTGACGGCTGATCTCTGCGGGCAAAGGGAACATTGCCTTTTGCAATTTTAAATTCAACACATTTACGGTTTCTCCCTGAGGGCGCCGGGGACACGCTTATGCCGTATCCACCCAAAACAGCCAGTTTATTTGCTAACGGACAAAGGTGTTTGATCCGGTTTTTTTCCAGTACCAAAACTGGCTTGGTACTGCGCTGAACTTTTGGATGCGCTTGAGCCCACTCTGATTTACCATAATCTTGGAAACAGGATTTCAACTGAGTTAGGAGACAGAGAAAGAGATACAGGCTTTCTGGGAGGAGCATTGATTAAACGCTCATCGACCATTTGAGATAAAATAGTTCTTATTGTTCTCTCTCCAAGATTGAACATTCCATGTATCTCAGTTCTTTCTAATTCGCCTGTTCTTGTTGTCAGTAGTTCTTTATATATTGTCTTAACTTCAGGCCTCATTTTTGGAAGATGGCTACCATCCAAGCCTGTTATAGCCTGCCTGTTTCTCATTTCAAAATAAATATCTACTCGCTCACTCAAGCGTTTAGGGTCGAGTAGTTCATAAAAGAACTTAACTTGATCCAATGCGGTTTCAATAAAATAGGTCATAAATTTTAATAAGCCTCTATCTGATAGCATCCCTCTGCCATCAGTTGAACCCTGTCGCTCCATGTCAGCTGCTGCAAGAGCTTGGTAATAAGAATCAACATCCCTGCCAAAACCACGGCTAATCGACCACAAACCATACCCACCAAGGTTGGCACAGTGTTTCATATAGTTATCTGTGAATAGCCGACCCACTCTACCATTTCCATCCATAAAGGGGTGAATCCACATTAGTCTATGGTGTGAGGCAGCGGCAGCAAAAATGCGGTTGGTCCCAAAAATCCTATCTGGGCTGTAAGCGTTCGAAAACCAGTTTAGAAGGCTTGTGAGTTCCTGGTATTCGGGAGCAATATGTTTTCCTACATGAACATCTCTTGTGCGAAGCTTACCAGGTTGAATGTTGATTTTCTCACCGGTTTCTTCGTTGTCAATCTCAAGAAATTTCTTAGGCATCCCTTCATAAAAGGATCTGTGAAGTTCTTTTAAAAAATCAACAGTACAAATTTCATTTCTATCTAACGACTTTTGATTTAAATATTTTTGAACATCAATATGATGCTTTATTTCAAATAAATCATCTTTTAAATCTTTTTCTTTGTTTAATTGTGCCTTTAGTATTTCTGCTGGCTGAGTTGGATTTCCTTCTATGCGGTTACTATAGAAAGAGTTTACAACTCTAAGCATAAATTTGAGCGGTTCTCTAAGAGACTCAGGTATATGGGCATTGAGTGCTGCATCAAGTTGCATCAACTCAACCGCAGCATCTTGTAGCTCCCCTGGAGCACTATCCTGAAGTAAAAATGGTGTTATAGAAGTCATTTTTGCCGATCTTTTTGCCGATCTTTTTGCCAGTTTAGCATAGCTAAAAAAAGGGTTTTATGGATATTTTCCATTATTTTTTGCCGGTTTATGACAGAATATAAATTACGGAATATTGGCTTAGTAATGATCGAACTATATGCACAGAGAACATGACTGATCTCCTCAACCAAAGTGGGTGTCTTATAAATTCAGAAGACTTACTGCAAAAATACTAACGCCTCAAGAAGAGGCTCCACGGAACCTTACTTAACTTATCACTCTTTCACGCGCCAGTGGACCAGCCAACTACAGAGCCAGAGCCAGACTTGAATCCGGGATTTCGTAAAAAACATGATCATCGACGTATACGAAAAATAACACCATCAGACAACTCAAATTCCAACTGCCAGTTTAAGCTCTCAGGAGGCTTGATAATCAGGATTGGGACATCAATCCTGAGTTTACGCTTCCAGTTTTTGAAAGTGCTCAGACTGATGTTTTGAGTTTGGCAGAAGGCTTTTTGACTTAAGCCACTGGCCATTTGCCGGTCAATAATATGTTGCCACTGCACAGGGTTTAGACGGGTAAAGGGTTTTGTCAGTTGCTTCACGCTTAATGTCTCCTGCGTTGTATACAGGAGTGAGGCTGAAGCCAGGTTGCAATTTTGAAAGAGCCCCAATAGTTATAGAAAGACATGCCTGCTTCCACTTTCTGACAAGAGTCTCGCATTATAGACACTCACTATTTGAATAAAATGCCAAACATTAATGATTGGTAACCTTTCAACCTCAACTCTCACTGAAGTTTTTTGACAGCAAGTAAACAGGCTGCACTTTTGTTATGGTCAATAAGGCACTGACTTAACAACGAATCCACTGTTTTTTTAGGTTCGGGATCTGACAAAACAAACATAAGCCTGAAAACCAGACGGCAAGCTCAGCCTTTTCTCATACCCCCAACGAATTCTTAGATTAAGAATCTTACCCAATCTACACCTTCTGACTTTTTTCATCGTCTACTCTTTAAAGCTGTCGGTCAGTGTAGCAATTTACACGCGCCAATGACTTTCGCTCGCTTCATGATTTTACTTTGGTGTTGCCATTATGTTTCGTCTGGTTTTTTATCATTATTATCAGCTCTTCAAGTTGCTGGCACTGGCTTTTGTCTCTCTGCTCATGCAGATCAGTGGCTCCAGTGCTGACGAATGTTCGGGTCATAAAGACCCGGGAGTAGCGACTGAATGTAACCCGTCAAGCGCCCCTTCGGCATCAAAAGACAAGGCTGAACCGGAACCTGGGTATTCTTTTGTGGGCAGTGAGTATGTGGGTTTCTTTATAAAAGGCTCCGTTCCCCGGAACAAGGCCATTGAGCTGGCCGGTGAGGCTTTTCAATTCGTGTCGCCGGCAGACTCACCGGAACGAGTAAGCTGCGCTATGCTGGTGGTCACCATTAACATAGACAGCGCCTTCAAGATTCCATTGCCTAACTTCTTTCAATTGGTTTACACCGAGGCTATCTGGATGCTGGAACTCAGCAAAGGCTCATATCTGGCAATCAAAGCACATACTGATTCATTGAAAATGAAATATGTTCTCGAATATTTCGACAAATACAATACATCCTATGGCTCAATGACAGTCAAAAAAGTAAATGGGAACGACACTTTTTCTCTCCGTTCAGAGGAGGGCCTTTTATTTTCAGCTACTTTTGGCGAATCAATAGAGAGTGATGATACATCGCTAATAGAGAATTTATGGACAAGAAGCGCTAGTGGTGACTATTACAAGATTCCATGGGGGACTGCCAAACCTTCTGAGGCCTATTCCATAAAATGTCAGGTAGACGACAACCTTGACAAAAGTATCTTTGCAGACGTCATCTGGGACAATACTGCACAGCTCTACATGAAACGCAAACATGAATGTTCCATGGCGATTTCCGCTGAATTACCACTATTGTCCGATTAAGCCTGCGCCAAATCTGCTTAAATACCGGGCAGGGGAATACCCTTCCCCGCTCGCGCAGGGCACCCGGTACAGCAGCCTGGTGATATTGGAGCCTTACGGTTCAGTTAATGCTCTGCCACTCCCAGCGCACTGCGCTGCATCTCAATACTGGTGGTGCAGAAATCCCCTGAACCATCTCTGGCTGAAAGCCTATTAATTAGTTGCACTGCCTTATGGGAGCGCAAGGTCATGTCCAGCCCGGCATTACTGTGTTTAACCGGCGCAGGCTCTCCCCGGTAGACTGTGGCTGAGACGGTGATCTTGTTGAGATCTTTCGGATCGACTTCAAACGGGCTCTCGTCCAATACCGTGAAGTTGGCGTACTTGCCGACATCAATGGTGCCAATCTGGTTTTCTAACCGGGCAGTATAGGCCGCGTTGATAGTGATGGCTTTGAGTGCTTCTTCGACACTGATCCGCTCCAGAGGCCCAAGTGTTCTGCTGCCGGATAAGCCTAAGCGGTTAACTGCTGCCCAAGCCAGGCTCAGTGGCTGCGCCGGTGCCATGGGTGCATCAGAGTGTAGGGAAAGTACACCGCCTGCATCAATGAACGATTGGCCACGGGACATGGTTTCCGCCCGCTCTTTCCCGATTCCGTACACGCTATAAAGCTCACCCAGTATATGGGTGTAGTAAGGATTAACGCTGAAGTTGGCGCCCTGGTCAACGGCTCGGGTAATATCATCTTTGCCGGTAAAGCCCAGGTGGTGGTATCCGGTACGATGATCTTCTCTGGGCGTTTCATTGTTTAGCGTTTCAACAATATCGATAGCGGTTTCAAACCCGAGGTCGCCATTTGCATGGACAATAACTGTGTAATCGTCGTTCCAGTAAGGCCTCATGCTGTCTTCGAGTTCTTCCGGTTTTTGGATCCATTCGCCTTTATGGCCATCGGTATAGCCATCTTTCATATGCATTAACTGGCTATACATTGCCCCGTCAGAAAATAGTTTGACGTACTTTGGCAGCCAATTGATTTGATCAGATTCTTTGTAGGTCCGGGTTTGTTGTTCTGCCATGGCTTTGCCTTTTTCGGCATCATTTTGCGATAGCATGTAGGTAAAGTTGCCTGCCGGAATCAACCAGTAGTCCATCGGAAAGGTATCATTGGTCAAGACATCCACCATTTCGTTATACATCTGCGCAGAGAGCAGGACACCCGGGTCAATCACCGTGGTGATACCACCTGAATGGACATAGTCTTTGGTGCGTTTAACCCCTTTGGCAAATCGTCCCGAGTCAAAGAAATACATAAAGAGCTCGTTCATGATCGCTTTCAGACCCGTCTCGTAGGCATGACCTTTATCCCAATTAAGCTGGGATATTTGTTTTTTCTTCCAATCCGTTTCCTTCCAGCCCAGCATCTTGAGGGCAGCATCGTTAAAATAAACCTCGTGAAAACTGCGGTGCCATACAATGATTGGCCGGGTTTCGGAGAGCTTATTCAAGGCCTTTTTGCTCATGTTCTGACCATGAAAATAGTTGTGATATCCCCAGGTAATAAGAGGTTCGTCCTCAGGCAGAGACTGTTCCAGTCGAGTAAGCTGGTCAAAGTAGGCTTTCTCATTTTGGACACCATTCACATACCCCCAGGGGAATGCCCAGTCTGCGGGGGTGATGAAATCCATACTCAGTAACAGACTGCTCATCCAGATATGCATATGAGGTTCGACAAAACCCGGCAGAATCGTTTTATCGATGTATTGTGTATCTACCACCAGATTACTTTCGTCTTTGTAGGCTTCTATTAACGCTTCCTGATGGCCGATATTGATAATCTTCCCATCCTGAACTGCAATGGCTGTGGGCTTGTCTTTAATAGCCTCTGAAAGGGTAATGATGTCATTGGAGACAAATACAGTGATAGGGCTGGTAACAGACTCATCTGGAGCCCTTCCGAGTGAGCACCCTGCCAGGATGGATAAGGACACAGTTAATGCGGAAACTTTAAAGATATTTTTCATATTGCAAACCGTCAATGAAAAAGGCAGAGCATCCCCGGGTTAACCACTCCACCAAAAGGCAAGATGCAAAAAATAACAATATTAAACGCCCATGATAAATGCATTATGATGGGCAATTTCATTCATTTTATGGGCAGCAGGAGAAAGATAAATGTTCTCATACGAGCACTTAGCCGCATTTTGCGCCACGTTTGAAGAAGCCAGCTACAGCAAAGCAGCAAAGAAACTGAACAAGGACAGAACCACCATTCGTGAGCAAGTGAAGGCGTTAGAAGACAGTTTTGCAATCCGTTTGTTTGCCATTGAGGGAAAAAAAGCCGTGGCAACAAGCGAAGCTGATGCCCTGTATCGTCAGGCAAAGGTGCTGGTTAAAAACAGTGATCTTCTTTATCGCCGAATGATAGACGGCTACAAACAGGCACTTGAATCTCTGATTGTTTACCATGACAACCTGGTGCCCAATAGCTTGATAAGAGTGGTTAATCAATCCGTCAGGGATCAGTTTCCGATGTTGCGCCTGCATTGGTTGCATAGAAACCGGGATGAGACGCTGGACGCGTTAGTGAGCAACCAGCATTGTGTTGCCATTATGCAAAGCCGACTTAGTAACATGCCTGAGCGTACCTTCAGTTTTATTAATCTGGGTAGCAGTGAGCACGGTTTTTATTGTCATCCTGAGCACGCACTCGCAAAGCGTGATTGTATTCAAATGGATGAGCTTGAACTGGCCACGCAATACTTAAGCGAAAACCACCATAATAGTAATCCTGAACTTTATTCCATTTCTACCCATGTACGCTTAGTGAGCAATAATGATGTACTACTGACTCTGCTGCTTGAAGATGGGTGGGCGATCCTGGAGCACTCCTTAGCTGCGCCTTTGTTGCAAAGTGGTCAGTTGGTGCAGCTCAATGTTAATGAATTGGCTAACGCGCTTCGGGTACATTTATCATTTTATTGTCCTCCGGAATTAGAACGTTATCCGGAAGTTGCAGCTGTTAAATCTGCATTACAGGTATTTGCAAAAAGTAATTTCCGCTAGTCGCAAGGTGCTCACACTCCAGAGAAATGGCAGAGTCATGAACTCCGGGCTGGATAACCATGAACTTTTATGCCTGTTTATTGTCGAAGGGCATAGATTTCTTTGGATGTTCTATTGCTATGAGTTACGTATTACCAACAACAACCCATGACACCGCCAGTTCGAGCACCACTTCAACATTGCAATCATCACAGTGTTCCTCAGATTCAAATAATGATAAAGCAACAAAGCCCAAATCTGACTTAAACCCGGAAGCTCAAACATTTGTGCCACGTGCTCAACGTGTTCAGGAATGTACGAACACACCTCCAGATATCGGGCACCGACAAGCCACTGAATACCCAACGTTTACTCCCCGGAGGTTTGGCCAAAGAGCAAATAGCCCTTGCCCTGAAGCTACTCAACAAGCGATTAAAGAAAAGATCGGTAGCGGTTTCGATACATTGAAAGGCGAGGATTTCATAAACGCAGAAGCAACATTCCGAGCCATCTTAAACGAAAACCAGGGCAAGCTGATTCCGTCCGACGAGCAGAACACCCTCATAGGACTTGCAAGGTCGCTAAAAGCGCAAAGTCAGGAAAAACAGAAAGAAGCCTGCCATCTTCTGGAAAAACTCAGGTTGACTGGAAAGCTCACCACGCTCAAGGCTTCGACCATTAAAAACCTTGATCTGACCCTGAGTCAATGTGAAAGGGCACTTGGAAGGTACCCTGATGCTGAAGCACGACTTTTGAGACTGAGAAAAATAAATCCCGATGCTGATGAGACGAGCTTTTGTCAGCCTTCTGACAATTTTGACGCTGATATGGCTAATATCCAACTGTGGCAGGATATGGAAAAACACACACTGACTGAAACACTCCTGTATAACATGCGAGCAGTGTTGACTATTAATTTGCAGTCGGCCCGATCCACTTACGCCATACAAAAACTGCATAAAAACCTCCATATAGTTACTATGGCTCTGGCAATATTCTGGCAGGCGAGAGGCAAAAATGAATGGGCTGAAGGTCTGCTGTTGAGCATGATTGGGGTGCCTCCCAATGGCAGTGAGGAGTTCCTGTACAGCCCCTTTCATCATGACATTAAACTGGTGCTGGCAAGACTCTGGTACGTGATGGACAAAAATAATCAAGCTGAAAGACTGCTGCTGAGCCTGAGTAACAAGCCTCCTTATGCCAGTGAGGAGATTATGTGCACACCCTCTAATCATCTTAAAATTGATCTGGCTCTGGTGCGGCTTTGGCAGAAGATGGGTAGATATGATAAGGCTGAGAGACTGCTGCTGAATATGAGTGACAAGCACCTTGGTATGAGTTGGGACATCCTTTGCAGGCCATGTGGGCAGCATGTCATTGATCTGGCTCAGGTACGTCTCTGGCAGGTTATGGACAAACATGAACTGTCTGAAAGACTGCTGCTGAACATGAGCCACAAGCATCCCGATGACAGCGAAGGCACCCTGTGCAAGCCCTTTGGAAATCCTGTTATCGACATCACTCTGGCACGACATTGGGAACTGGCGGGCAAATATAACCTCACTGAAAGACTGCTGCTCAACATGTGTGGTGTAGACCCAAATGCCAGTGAAGACACCCTTTGCACACCGGGTGAGAATCAGGAAATTGACCTGACCCGGATGCGACTCTGGCAGCTGATGGGCAAATATGAACGGGCTGAAAGACTGACACTGAATATGAGAGGCAAGCCCCCCAATGCCGATGAAGACACCCTTTGCTCGCCTTCCGGGAATCACAACATTGACCTGTGTCAGGCGCGAATCTGGCAAAATATGAACAAATATAAACTGTCTGAGAGGCTGCTGCTGAACATGAGTCACAAGCACCCCAATGCCGATGAAGACACACTCAGCAAACCCTCCGGAAATCATGAAGTTGATCTGGCTCTGTTTCGACTCTGGAAGATAACGGGCAGAAATAAATTAGCTGAAAGCCTGCTGCTGATCATGAGAGGTACTCACCTCTATGCCAGTGAGGAAGAACGATGCAGCCCCTGTGGAAATAAGGAACTGGACCTGAATCTGGCGCGTCATTGGGAAGAAACAGACAACCTGCATCTGTCTGAAAGACTCTTGCTGAACATGAGTAGCAAGCACCCCTGCGACAGTGAGGATCGTCTGTGCATGCCTTGCGGGAATCGTACCATTGACCTGGCAATGGTTCGACTCTGGCAGAAAACAGGCAGATATGAATGGGCCAAAGTACTGATCATGCGCTGCTGTGATTTATACCACTCGAGTGAGTGTGAATTGGCACTCTTTAGCTTATTTGCCGGACAAACAGGATTTTTGGAAATGACCAGCAGGTTTCCGTTGAGTGCTAATACCTTGCTGGCTAGCTCGATCCATTATTTCAGACTGGCATGTGAGCAAATAACAGAGGACGCCCCGAGGTCAGGAAAAGATAACTTAAAAAAGGCACTTGAACTTGTTGAATCAGCATTGGAAAAGTACCCCCCGAGTGCGGGCGCTTTTTCACAAAAAGCGCATTGTCTCAGAATGATGGGTGCCGGTGAGAAAGAATGGAGGGAATGGTTCCAAAAAGCCAACTTCCTTGACCCCAACCGATTACAAAA
This window harbors:
- a CDS encoding Fic family protein, which gives rise to MTSITPFLLQDSAPGELQDAAVELMQLDAALNAHIPESLREPLKFMLRVVNSFYSNRIEGNPTQPAEILKAQLNKEKDLKDDLFEIKHHIDVQKYLNQKSLDRNEICTVDFLKELHRSFYEGMPKKFLEIDNEETGEKINIQPGKLRTRDVHVGKHIAPEYQELTSLLNWFSNAYSPDRIFGTNRIFAAAASHHRLMWIHPFMDGNGRVGRLFTDNYMKHCANLGGYGLWSISRGFGRDVDSYYQALAAADMERQGSTDGRGMLSDRGLLKFMTYFIETALDQVKFFYELLDPKRLSERVDIYFEMRNRQAITGLDGSHLPKMRPEVKTIYKELLTTRTGELERTEIHGMFNLGERTIRTILSQMVDERLINAPPRKPVSLSLSPNSVEILFPRLW
- the tnpA gene encoding IS66 family insertion sequence element accessory protein TnpA translates to MKQLTKPFTRLNPVQWQHIIDRQMASGLSQKAFCQTQNISLSTFKNWKRKLRIDVPILIIKPPESLNWQLEFELSDGVIFRIRR
- a CDS encoding amidohydrolase, giving the protein MKNIFKVSALTVSLSILAGCSLGRAPDESVTSPITVFVSNDIITLSEAIKDKPTAIAVQDGKIINIGHQEALIEAYKDESNLVVDTQYIDKTILPGFVEPHMHIWMSSLLLSMDFITPADWAFPWGYVNGVQNEKAYFDQLTRLEQSLPEDEPLITWGYHNYFHGQNMSKKALNKLSETRPIIVWHRSFHEVYFNDAALKMLGWKETDWKKKQISQLNWDKGHAYETGLKAIMNELFMYFFDSGRFAKGVKRTKDYVHSGGITTVIDPGVLLSAQMYNEMVDVLTNDTFPMDYWLIPAGNFTYMLSQNDAEKGKAMAEQQTRTYKESDQINWLPKYVKLFSDGAMYSQLMHMKDGYTDGHKGEWIQKPEELEDSMRPYWNDDYTVIVHANGDLGFETAIDIVETLNNETPREDHRTGYHHLGFTGKDDITRAVDQGANFSVNPYYTHILGELYSVYGIGKERAETMSRGQSFIDAGGVLSLHSDAPMAPAQPLSLAWAAVNRLGLSGSRTLGPLERISVEEALKAITINAAYTARLENQIGTIDVGKYANFTVLDESPFEVDPKDLNKITVSATVYRGEPAPVKHSNAGLDMTLRSHKAVQLINRLSARDGSGDFCTTSIEMQRSALGVAEH
- a CDS encoding LysR family transcriptional regulator, yielding MFSYEHLAAFCATFEEASYSKAAKKLNKDRTTIREQVKALEDSFAIRLFAIEGKKAVATSEADALYRQAKVLVKNSDLLYRRMIDGYKQALESLIVYHDNLVPNSLIRVVNQSVRDQFPMLRLHWLHRNRDETLDALVSNQHCVAIMQSRLSNMPERTFSFINLGSSEHGFYCHPEHALAKRDCIQMDELELATQYLSENHHNSNPELYSISTHVRLVSNNDVLLTLLLEDGWAILEHSLAAPLLQSGQLVQLNVNELANALRVHLSFYCPPELERYPEVAAVKSALQVFAKSNFR